The following are encoded together in the Pedobacter steynii genome:
- the map gene encoding type I methionyl aminopeptidase has protein sequence MIIKTAEELQGIKSVSEAVAVTLQKMRAYTQIGMSTKDIDEYGRQLLEALGAKSAPFETYGFPGYSCISVNKEFAHGIPSDKIKLKNGDLINIDVSAELGGFWSDNGSSFVVGEDIQGVQHLIDTSKEILLEAISKISGGARISDTGRLIETKAKKAGYTVIRDLGGHGVGRSLHEEPDGIMNYYDRYDKFRRFRKDSVVAIETFISTRSTFIEKASDGWAFVGNKGGFVAQHEHTILITSGKPIILTAANGI, from the coding sequence ATGATTATAAAAACGGCAGAAGAACTACAGGGTATAAAGAGCGTGAGTGAAGCTGTTGCAGTTACCTTACAAAAAATGAGGGCATATACTCAGATAGGCATGTCTACAAAAGACATAGACGAATACGGAAGACAACTATTAGAGGCGCTTGGTGCAAAGTCTGCCCCATTCGAAACCTATGGTTTCCCTGGTTACAGCTGCATTAGCGTCAATAAAGAGTTTGCTCATGGCATTCCTTCAGACAAAATTAAACTAAAAAATGGAGACCTCATTAACATCGATGTATCCGCAGAGCTAGGTGGCTTTTGGTCTGATAATGGATCCTCATTTGTTGTTGGAGAAGACATTCAGGGGGTACAACATCTGATAGATACTTCAAAAGAAATATTGCTGGAAGCGATTTCAAAAATTAGCGGGGGAGCAAGAATTTCTGATACTGGAAGGCTGATAGAAACCAAAGCAAAAAAAGCAGGATATACAGTTATCCGGGACTTAGGTGGACATGGGGTTGGACGAAGTCTGCATGAAGAGCCTGATGGAATAATGAATTATTACGACCGTTATGATAAATTCAGGCGATTTAGAAAGGATTCTGTTGTGGCTATTGAAACATTTATCTCCACCAGGTCTACATTTATTGAAAAGGCGTCGGATGGCTGGGCTTTTGTTGGCAACAAAGGCGGATTTGTAGCCCAGCATGAACACACGATACTGATCACGTCAGGCAAACCAATAATTTTAACGGCAGCGAATGGAATATAA
- a CDS encoding helix-turn-helix domain-containing protein, producing MIKRVLQNSFSLLNVDYVKLTSKWNYRNVISPYYRIYYIDGGSGLIADQKNTLQLEPGYFYIIPSFTLCNFGCSDHLSQYFVQFFEESADGVSLFARSRIVSKIQATKLDISLFKRLLEINPGRGINRSDDPRVYEKNIFYKEYQELNNCQNIASYLETQGILLQLVGRFLHPQLHLRHSDNQAPVKIVETVGYILVNLHQELSVALLASRVNQNPDYFSRQFKIFTGERPAKYILDKRIERAQYLLATSRMTYSEIAIQTGFDSLSYFSKSFKKRTGMPPRAYKRQVYMVGFTM from the coding sequence ATGATAAAAAGAGTATTACAGAACAGCTTTTCCCTGCTGAATGTGGACTATGTAAAATTGACTTCAAAATGGAATTACCGAAATGTAATCAGTCCTTATTACCGTATATATTATATTGATGGAGGCTCCGGTCTGATAGCCGACCAAAAGAATACGTTGCAGCTCGAACCAGGCTATTTTTACATTATTCCAAGCTTCACACTCTGTAATTTTGGTTGCAGTGATCACTTAAGTCAGTATTTCGTCCAGTTTTTTGAAGAATCGGCCGATGGAGTTTCCCTTTTTGCCCGTAGTCGTATAGTTTCCAAAATCCAGGCCACGAAGTTGGACATTAGTCTGTTTAAGCGCCTGCTTGAAATTAATCCCGGAAGAGGAATCAATAGATCGGATGATCCGAGAGTTTATGAGAAAAATATCTTTTATAAGGAGTACCAGGAGCTTAATAATTGCCAGAATATAGCCAGTTATCTCGAGACCCAGGGAATTTTGCTCCAATTGGTTGGTCGGTTCCTGCACCCTCAGTTACATTTGAGACATTCAGACAACCAGGCTCCGGTTAAGATAGTAGAAACCGTTGGATACATATTGGTTAATCTACATCAGGAACTATCTGTTGCTCTGCTCGCATCCCGTGTAAATCAAAATCCTGATTATTTTTCCCGTCAATTTAAGATTTTTACAGGGGAGCGACCTGCGAAATACATTCTTGATAAACGCATTGAAAGGGCCCAGTATCTATTGGCTACCAGTCGGATGACCTATTCAGAGATTGCTATCCAGACGGGTTTTGACAGCCTTTCCTACTTTTCAAAGTCGTTTAAAAAGCGAACCGGAATGCCTCCCCGTGCCTATAAAAGGCAGGTTTATATGGTTGGATTTACCATGTAG
- a CDS encoding GIN domain-containing protein — protein sequence MKHIIRLRIKAQIAMAFATILLLLTATAPASVHTIANLLKLHKISSFRKISLKGNIEVVLVQSSTTGVSYADDNEGSADVTKEGEILHITGTSKEPCKLVVYVNDLFRIVAEENTVVRTRGMLSTKFLQIVLKGNANADIRAKTQSLYTAIYDTSALHLRGYTDVHFLFMEKKPTLTTGDFIALRTQEALENYTLPALSGKDRPETNLVSRLSLVL from the coding sequence ATGAAACACATTATAAGACTCCGAATCAAAGCCCAGATTGCAATGGCATTCGCTACAATCCTGCTATTATTAACTGCTACCGCTCCTGCTAGCGTCCACACAATAGCCAACCTCTTAAAGCTTCATAAAATTTCGTCCTTCAGGAAAATCTCCTTAAAGGGAAATATCGAAGTGGTATTGGTCCAAAGCTCTACTACTGGCGTTTCTTACGCGGATGACAACGAAGGAAGTGCCGACGTCACAAAAGAAGGGGAAATACTTCACATTACCGGAACCAGCAAAGAACCATGTAAACTCGTTGTTTATGTGAATGACCTTTTTAGAATCGTGGCGGAAGAAAATACTGTTGTAAGGACCAGAGGAATGCTGTCTACTAAATTTCTCCAGATCGTTTTAAAGGGAAATGCAAACGCTGATATTCGTGCAAAAACCCAAAGCCTGTATACCGCAATCTATGATACCTCTGCTTTACACCTTCGGGGTTATACTGATGTTCATTTTCTTTTCATGGAAAAAAAACCAACATTGACCACCGGTGACTTTATAGCGCTACGTACTCAAGAAGCATTGGAGAATTATACATTGCCGGCCTTGTCTGGTAAAGATCGCCCGGAAACAAACCTGGTGTCCAGACTATCCCTGGTTTTGTAA
- a CDS encoding alpha-L-fucosidase → MKKALVTCLMALSVITHAQTQEKKDKILQKTFKPTDESLKQYQYPDWFRDAKFGIWSHWGPQAVPRQGDWYAKNMYVQGSDQNKYHVANYGAPSKFGYKDIIPLWKAEKWNPEELMALYKKAGAKYFVTMGSHHDNFFLWNSKIHNWNSVNMGPKKDVVGLWQKAAKKEGLRFGVSEHLAASFNWFQVSHGADKTGQFAGVAYDGRDPKYSDLYHLPADSSDMKEWLTNNPGWHKKWLEYVSELIDNYHPDLLYSDSKLPFEDLGRTMVAHYYNQDIIKNKGKLQAVYTPKEPSEGKWAQDVERGVLDSISPFPWQTDTSIGDWYYRTGQQYKSANEIAQLLIDIVSKNGNLLINVVQTPEGDLEQDVIKIVTEIGDWMKLNGEGIYATRPWKIYGEGPSTIKSNQKKGTFGGLTDTRDYQSTDIRYTTKDGHLFAFCLNVPEGDIKIKALGKNSKYTDQAIASVSLLGSKEKLKWTQEDGALIITKPADYPKWMVTGFKIEFKK, encoded by the coding sequence ATGAAAAAAGCATTAGTTACCTGTCTTATGGCACTTTCCGTTATAACACATGCCCAGACACAGGAAAAAAAGGACAAGATCTTACAGAAAACATTCAAACCCACAGACGAGTCCTTAAAGCAGTATCAATATCCGGACTGGTTCAGAGATGCCAAATTTGGGATTTGGTCTCATTGGGGACCGCAGGCCGTGCCAAGGCAGGGAGACTGGTATGCGAAAAATATGTATGTCCAGGGCAGCGACCAGAATAAATATCATGTAGCAAACTACGGAGCGCCTTCAAAATTTGGATATAAAGACATTATTCCTTTATGGAAAGCAGAAAAATGGAATCCAGAGGAATTGATGGCGTTATATAAGAAAGCAGGAGCGAAATATTTTGTGACCATGGGCTCCCATCACGATAATTTCTTCCTTTGGAACTCGAAGATTCATAACTGGAACTCAGTAAATATGGGACCAAAAAAAGATGTTGTTGGATTATGGCAAAAGGCGGCTAAAAAGGAAGGGTTGCGTTTCGGTGTTTCTGAGCACCTTGCAGCCAGTTTTAACTGGTTTCAAGTCAGCCATGGGGCAGATAAAACAGGGCAGTTCGCTGGAGTGGCCTACGATGGCCGTGATCCGAAGTATTCTGATCTCTATCATCTTCCCGCTGATTCAAGCGATATGAAAGAATGGTTGACCAACAATCCGGGATGGCATAAAAAATGGCTGGAATACGTTAGCGAACTGATCGATAATTATCATCCAGACCTGCTTTATTCAGACAGCAAACTTCCATTTGAAGATCTGGGGAGAACGATGGTAGCCCATTATTATAATCAGGATATCATAAAGAACAAAGGTAAACTGCAGGCTGTTTATACCCCTAAAGAACCATCTGAGGGGAAATGGGCACAAGATGTAGAACGTGGCGTACTGGATTCCATTAGTCCCTTTCCATGGCAAACCGATACCTCTATCGGAGATTGGTATTATAGAACAGGACAGCAATATAAAAGCGCAAATGAAATTGCGCAGCTGCTCATTGACATTGTAAGTAAAAACGGCAACCTATTGATCAATGTTGTACAGACTCCAGAGGGTGATCTGGAACAAGATGTGATTAAAATTGTGACAGAGATAGGTGATTGGATGAAATTGAATGGAGAAGGGATCTATGCGACAAGACCCTGGAAGATTTATGGTGAAGGACCTTCAACGATCAAATCAAATCAGAAAAAAGGCACCTTTGGCGGCCTCACTGATACCCGTGATTACCAATCAACCGATATCCGCTATACCACTAAGGATGGTCATCTTTTTGCCTTTTGTCTGAATGTACCTGAAGGAGACATCAAAATCAAGGCCTTGGGGAAAAATTCAAAATATACTGACCAGGCAATTGCCTCCGTCAGCCTTCTCGGAAGCAAGGAAAAACTAAAGTGGACACAGGAAGACGGCGCTCTTATCATTACTAAACCTGCAGATTATCCAAAATGGATGGTGACTGGCTTCAAAATTGAATTCAAAAAATGA
- a CDS encoding helix-turn-helix domain-containing protein, with the protein MPINYLRKIQLGEFNEENYRISPTKELESVIEGFYIFSKDPKNDTHLIFNDGFPVLVFLQNYEETVTVTRGKDAFEIKAVWASAGSIKNVYVKYNNNIDQVFIVRFYPNAFYRLFGLDAQYFRYHTITPFEHIAKNIYFSIAEFFECHSIEEKIAFVGSYVRNSPTETDTSETLDKTLDYIHKLKGKGTVRNVTNDAGVNYKWLERSFAKNIGLLPKEYIQLQRFIHAYIELAGSKEVDLMRIAISNGYYDSNHFLKDFKGYTGKTPLEYLKFQL; encoded by the coding sequence ATGCCAATAAATTATCTGAGGAAGATACAATTAGGAGAGTTTAATGAGGAGAATTACAGAATCAGCCCTACAAAAGAGCTGGAGTCTGTTATCGAAGGATTTTATATTTTCTCCAAAGACCCAAAGAATGATACGCATCTTATTTTTAACGATGGGTTTCCTGTGCTTGTATTTTTGCAAAATTACGAAGAGACTGTAACCGTAACAAGGGGAAAGGATGCTTTCGAAATTAAAGCGGTATGGGCAAGCGCTGGCTCAATTAAAAATGTCTATGTAAAATACAATAATAATATAGACCAGGTTTTTATAGTTCGTTTCTATCCAAATGCTTTTTATCGGTTGTTTGGTCTGGACGCTCAATATTTTAGATATCATACAATTACTCCTTTTGAACATATTGCTAAGAACATCTACTTCAGTATAGCAGAATTTTTCGAATGTCATTCTATTGAAGAGAAGATCGCATTTGTCGGAAGTTATGTTCGGAATTCTCCTACGGAGACTGATACCTCTGAAACCTTAGATAAGACATTGGATTATATCCATAAACTAAAAGGCAAAGGCACGGTACGAAATGTGACCAATGATGCTGGCGTAAACTATAAGTGGCTGGAAAGGAGCTTTGCGAAGAATATTGGGCTCTTGCCCAAAGAATACATTCAGCTTCAACGCTTTATTCATGCATACATTGAATTGGCAGGAAGTAAGGAGGTCGATCTGATGCGAATCGCGATATCAAACGGTTATTACGATTCAAACCACTTTCTAAAAGATTTTAAAGGTTATACCGGGAAAACACCGTTAGAATATTTGAAGTTTCAATTATAA